The sequence below is a genomic window from Takifugu flavidus isolate HTHZ2018 chromosome 11, ASM371156v2, whole genome shotgun sequence.
ATTTGGCATGACTACACTAATTTCAATCTTTGTTATATttctaaaatatttgttttgttaCTATGACAGGCATGTACTTCCTAGCGTTAATAGTTTGTTCTCTTTATAACAATTGatgtcattttctttgatgcaCTGTTGCTCAAATAAAAGGAGTGATTCCAAAATAATTTCTGCACTTTTGTAAAAGTTCATAAATGTGTAACATGATAAAAAACCTACACAATGCATGTGCTGAATTCACAGCTCCGTTCCTTAAAGCAATCAGGTCAAATGGTACATTTTGACTCAGCAGTTAGCTTCTTCCAGGTTAGAGTTTACTTgcagtcaaaaaaagaaagaaaattacaaTTACATAGAAAAAGCAGTTTATTATGACATGACAAGTGTGGACTAGTATCTTTGAGAAGGGTCAATAACAGAAGTGTCACATTGTTGAGCATCTGGATATGAGCTGTGAAACCCtgtaaaagagaaaacattgaTTTTAGTGGGTCAAGTTCCAACACACTCAGCACATTGTGATCTCCATAAAACACAGTGACCCCATAAACAAGTTTAATCATCATTGTATTTAGCTTTCTTTATACAATTTAGCTTATGGATGGTATTTAAGGCTGGGTCTTATCAACATTCAGGAGTTTACGTTTGGAATCTGTTTTAAACGTGGCTGGCTGATAACTTTAGTTGTTTAGAAATCGTATTAAACGGGCCTGCTGCTATCTTAATATAAACTATAATTCTATCATTCTCAGGGAACGACAAATTAGCTTACATCTGTGCATGTTGCATAGTTATCGCAAAGAATAGAGACAGAATGGGGGGAAAAGAAGCATGACCTTTGTCTGAGATTAGACATGTCCCCATGCCTCATATCCGTATCACTATAGTTACATACAACAACAACGTTTTCCTAGAATGAATGCATCTCTAACTTGTGCCTGTACACTATCTGTGGAGGTTATGGTGCATCTAATTTCTTACATGCGATTATTGCTGGAGGCCACAACAGTTCTTCTTGGACACCTGTTCGTCTGTCTTCAGCACAGTCGGCCTCACCACGTCTATATCAAGGTGAAGGTGATTCAATAAGCCCGTAATAATGTTTGGGCTCGCGTAGAAATCGATTAAAAAGTAACCCCCGCGGCTGTGCGTTTGGTTGTGTTTCCTTATTTTGTACGGCAGTAGTCTTTctcccaggttctccaggtcCCTGACCACGGCTCCTCGTTCCATCAGAGTCTCCACGGTCCGCCTCAGCGTGGCGGCCGTCTCCGGTCGTTGCATCGTCTTCAAGATCAGGGATAGTTCATATCGAGGCATGGCTTCAACGGTGAAATCCTCAATTCGATTATTTAATATTCCAGTGCTTTTTTACGCTTGTGTCATTGCCAGAATCCTTAAAGCGTCGGCCATGTTATGACACGAGGGACAAGAAAGGGCTCAGGTGATGACGTATAATACATGCGCCCCGGCTGACTAACTAAAAGATTGCGTTTaagtaaaaatgcatttaattccTTAATTAATTATACATTATCAAGGGTAATGCATCGCGGTATTTGTAGTGGCCTTATTCATTTTACGACAAAGCACAAAACAGCAAATCTTAAGATTATATCTTCTTGGTAAAAATCGAGTTATTTTAAAGGTACTCATCTATTATATATTTTAGAAAACAAGTGAAAGTGGACGCGAGGTTGGCATTACATTTTTTATCCAATCTGTGTTTTTATAACCAGGTAATTCAACTACTCGCACCGCACTGAAAAGCACAGCGTCATTGGTGTGCGCGAGCACGCGCCCACGCCCCACGTCTGCGTTCACTTCCTCGCCCGC
It includes:
- the mrps6 gene encoding 28S ribosomal protein S6, mitochondrial, giving the protein MPRYELSLILKTMQRPETAATLRRTVETLMERGAVVRDLENLGERLLPYKIRKHNQTHSRGGYFLIDFYASPNIITGLLNHLHLDIDVVRPTVLKTDEQVSKKNCCGLQQ